A stretch of DNA from Malus sylvestris chromosome 9, drMalSylv7.2, whole genome shotgun sequence:
CATTCTCCATCCAGCGGCACCTTTATCCCCCCTTTCCTCCATATACTGTCATACGTATCTGGGACAAAAGATGAAAGCTCAAAACCAGACCGAATAGGTTACAAAATAGATCCATAATGTGTTCAGTTGTGCAAGTAGCTGCGGAGAATCTGAATCATTTGGATAAAAAGGAAGCAAAATGACACATGCAACAAAGGTCTTGAAGTATTTTAAGGTTTAATCTTGTGCAATTGATAACTTTTGGGAAATGAAGCGGCCAATAATAAAACCTCCGCACTTGCTAGACATCTGCGAGAGCAATTAGTTGATCGACCACATTTGGTTCCGCAAGGGTGCTGGTGTCTCCAAGCTCATCTAACTGTCTAGAAGCAATCTTCCTCAGAATCCTCCTCATGATCTTCCCACTCCTTGTTTTTGGAAGGCCAGGGGCCCAGTGGATTTTGTCCGGTGCTGCAAATGGTCCTATCTGAAAAATGTTTACATTCCAAATTTAATAATTGTAACCGGAAACCATCAGATCTGAAATATGACTCCTGGATTGTGAACAGCACAGGACTAGAGTGCCGTTGCACTTGCACTGCAATTACAAGATGcaatagaaaaacaaagcaTATATACCTGAACAGCAAGGACTAGATATATACCTGCTTTCTCACAGCCAGTATAAGGCTTTTCCGGAGTTCCTCACTGTAAGGTACACCTTCCACAAGAGTAACAAAGGCATATATACCTTGTCCTTTAACCTATAGAAAGAAAGTAATTTTGTTCAGACATACTAGCCAGAAGCATCTACCCCTCCCTCCCGCTCTCCCACCCTCTCTTAAATATGTCATGCACAATTGATAAAACAATGCAAAGTATATGGAGACAAATTATCAGATTTTCAATGCAGATTATAGAAAGACAGGAGTTTATTATTCTCTAATGGGCTAAGTTTATTCTTCTCAAATGGGATATGATATTTTATTGGCTTATTTTTTGTTATACCCCATGGAACTCAAACTCAATCTCCCTTCCCCCCTGAAGCAAAAAATATCTCCACTTGGCACCTTGAAACACGACTTTTTTTTGCTCCACTTTAGCAGTATTCAGTCTATTCTGTCAAATAGGTGTTATGCGGCATGGTGGGACCCAATAAATTGCTTATGTGGCAGCCACAAGGTGTAATGTCCCGCCCTGCAACGTACTTGAGAACCCATAGCAGCGAAGGAATCTGTCATAGAGGAAGAGAAAATAaacggaggagagagagaagaggagggGGAGGGAGGGCCATAGCAGCAAAGATATTCGCTGATCTCCAAGCTCTGGGAAACTGCAAATTACCCAAGCCTTTAACCATTCCAAATCCTCgtttaatttctaattatttaattaatttcctcATTTATCGTAGCTCAAATCCAAAGAAATCATAATAAATTCAATCAATTGACTCCTAATTTGATTGTGTTGTATTTGTATGGGATTGAAGCCCAACCCAATTTGAGTTCAACAACATAATGTTCTGGCTGTGCCGTTCTTCATCATACTTTGCTGCTCTCCTTCAGTCATGATTTTATGGAAATTTTTCTTGCTAATCTTGTACAACCACTCTCCTACCCAACATCCAGACAGCCCAACCCAATTCCCAGCTGGAATTTCATCGCCAAACTATAAAACGGTGACTTAAAGTGAGAGAACGAGAAAGAGGGAAGGATCAGTTGAGGTGAGAGACGGTGGTGATAAGGACGTGGAAAATGAAACTACATGGCAACTTTTAATCGGCTGTTTTGACAGCTTTGTGCTCCAACAGTGCCAACTAGGACAAAATTACTGTATTGCCCTTATACGTCAGCAAACTTTAACACTTATTTGACAGAATAGATGGAATACCACCAAAGTAGAGCAAAAGTCGAGTTTCAGGGTGTAAAGTGGCAATACTAATCTATAAACTCAGTAAATGCGTCACATTCACATACCTCATGCTCAACGCCAACCACAGCAGCTTCAGCACACTGGGGATGTGAGACCAGAGCAGATTCCACTTCTGCTGTACCAATACGATGTCCACTGCACATATTATGATTTTATCATTGAACAAAGGGAATAAACAACAATCACAGAGTCGTCCACATTACATCCTAAGAAATCCACACGTTAATTATCCTATCACTACATTTAGCTCACTCATACAAAAATTAAGATCGAAAAATTATATGCACATAGTTTATGGAATCCCAAAATACCTAACGTTGATAACATCATCAACCCTTCCTGTAAGCCAGTGATATCCATCCTTGTCCCTGAGACATTGATGTGTAACGCTTAGTTTTATAATACATTAGAATAAGTGCTAATGAATCAATTATAAACTCTAAACTAAATAAAGGAATCAAATCTTGTCCTGGAAGCAAAAACCTCCGTGCATAACACTTGTTAGCACTCACGCTGATGTAACTGCAATTTGATGTTATTATTTACCTGCTGCATCCATCACCACTAAAATAATACCCAGGGAAAGGTTTAAAGTAAGTGGTTTCGTATCTTTCATGATCACCGTACAGAGTTCGGAAGGCTCCAGGCCATGAGCTTTTTACACACAGATAACCACTGCATTCCCCTTCAATCTCAACACCCTTTTCATCAACTATGACAGcctgcagttacaagcaaaatAATTACCAAGATATAGATCTTGCAGATTCAAAAGTATAAAAAGAGGACACTTAATGAGATCCATAAACTAGATTAGAATAAAATACCTGAACCCCAAAGAAAGGGAAAGTAGCAGAACCAGGCTTCTGTGGCCAGGCACCCGGTAATGGAGTTATCTGTCAGGTAAAGAAGGTCAAGCATTTCAAGTTAAAACGTCTCGCTGGTGGAAAGGTGAATGCACATGCATATTGGCACATAAGTGTGGTGAGGGGAGTGTTTAACAAAAGTAAAATCTTGAGGAATTTTCCCGGAATTTTCCCGTGCCAATAATATTTCTGCTTAACACCAGTCAATGGCGCACGGGTTAAAAACTATATAAGAACAGTACTACAATACCATGAAGCCACCAGTTTCAGTTTGCCACCAAGTGTCAGAAATAGGACATTTTGAATCTCCAACCACATTGAAAAACCACCTGTACCAAACAGCATTGGGTTAATAACTCTTTTTGGTGtgaagtgaagcttttgaatcaGACAACAAATGAGATGACAACCTCCATGCACTTGGATTAATAGGCTCGCCTACACTTCCAAGGACCCGTAAGGATTTTCGCGAGTATCGTGTAACATACTGcataatacataaataaataaaattcaatgaACACACACATCCATAAATATTTAAGGCATTATGTAAGGGGTACTTGAATCTTAGCCTCATCCAGACAACAAGACCACCATGGATGCAGAAACAGAACGCTATGTAGAATGGAAAGTCTTGCAATGCTTGCAATGCAGATAGTAAATGATGGAGATTATAAAGAGGACTGATTTCTTGATCAGTAACTTAATAAGATACATCAAGAGGCGGGACACCCATGAAAACCAGATGTGTAACAGGGGAGCATCTTTGACagaacaaaagaacaaaatttaaacaagGACAAATGACAAGAGGATCTTATGGCTAAAAAACACAGACAAGCTTTATACTTCAAGAAAATCATGTTCagttaatgaaaaaaaatccattagattgaagaaaaaaattgtttgggAAATGATTAacctagaaaaaagaaaatagagaaatgAATTTTTTTGGACTACATAGCTGGGAACAGCCATCACCAACTTATAAAATCATAATCATCCGGATCAATAACAAATACATTAAAATAATCACATCCATATATGATGAACGAATGGCTAAAATATCTTACCTCATCACTATCACGCATGAGGGACCGCACCAATGTAGGGGCAGTATAAAATATGCTCACTTTGTATTTATCAACAACATCCCAACAGCGTCCAGGGTCAGGATAATTTGGAGCCTGCAACATATACATGGATTGTAACTGCTAAATGAAATGTCAACATAGGAAATCCAATTAGAAAAAATTAGAGCAAGCATATGCACCAAAAATTACACCATAATCAATCTTACTGCAGCACTCTTTACACATGAGATCCTCTGGCATTATGCACATATTCAGATACAGCTAGTCAGTGTcctaaatgtaattatgtatttAGCACTAGAAGAGTTCATTTCATTTATAGTATAATGtacaaagaaattaaaattttatatagaTCATAGACAGTGATACGTAATTCTTCTCACCAGAAGTAAACATgtacaaattttaattaaatgtcATATTCATAACTAGTCAACTACTGTTTGTTATTTTGCTTTCTTGAGGAAATAAAGACACCTTTTATTAAGTTATTCTCAGTCCAATGGTTAGTCTGCAGCCTAGGGCTTACCCTTGTTACCATAAGAACCTATCCACCCTTTAAACAATACCATATGTCCAACTAGAGACCTTCCGCTTAAGGGGATAGTACTAtactgacaaaaaaaaaagttaaaaagaaaaaaataatcttTAGACTAGCTGTCCAGCTTCTTCTTGGTatactctttttcttctttcccaaAAATTTCCAAGTGCCAGAGTAGAGATGTCGGCTGATCTATATGTACACAGatgaatgtttttttctttggacATATATATTAGGTTACTCTCATACATGTAAACGATAATATGTATACAAAATCTATCTATTAGTTACCCCTTCATATAAAACAGCAGTCGCTCCATTTAGCAGGGGTCCATAAGTGACATAGCTGTGCCCAGTGATCCAACCACAGTCAGCTGTACACCTAAATAAAGATAAAGCCATGTTCAGTCACGAAAAAATAGCAGAACAAAGCAAGCTTCTttcacataaaaaaaatcaaaataacaaTAATGATAAGCTTAGGGTTTTGAAGGATACCAGTAGATGTCAGATGACTTGTAATCAAATGCATATTTAAAAGTTGTTGCAGCGTACACCATATATCCTCCAGTTGTGTGGAGAACTCCCTATAAGAGCTTATTATTAGAAGAATCCAAAAGGAAAAGGAGAAAACAATTAATTGAAGCATGGAACATAAATTACCTTCGGTTTACCAGTGCTCCCACTGGTATAGAGCAGAAAAAGTGGATCTTCCGCATCAACCCACTCCACTGCACAAGTAGTTGGATATTTAGGTATGACATCCTGGAGATAATCATGAGTCATCAGTCACAACCGTCCGTAAGACAAACATTCAGGCCAATTATAAGCATATGATGAAACAATAATATAGGAAGAGCACACAATGCAGCATGCATGTTACAAATGaaagaatcctttatgcatgtaacaaataaaagaaTCCTTTCTTTCATGGAAGTCTATATAAAGAGGTGCTAGTACAAGTGCTAACCTGCCAGCATACATCCCTTCCTTCCAGCCATTTAGTACTTTCCCTCTTCATAGCCGATTGATTTTCGTAAGTTAAGCATATATCTGGTCAAACAGGGCATCAGATGTCATGATACAAAGAACTTTTACATAAAAAGTGTGCATTGCCTCGCCACGACACACGCATATAGGTTATTAAAAAGAAGCAGTTTATATAAATCACATATCAATTTGCTAATTTCCATACCTACAGAAACCCCGCTTTCGGATGATTTTATAAGGGCAGCATCAACTATATCTTTGAGGTGGATAACCTTAGAACCTCTTTTAACAGCATTGCAAGTGATTACGACTTTCGGTTTGCAATCTACAATCCTTTGAGCAAGAGATTCTGCAGAAAATCCGGCAAAGACAACCTGAAAGAGTGGAAAAGTcaattaattatgaaaaaagAAAGCATTGGGGATGCTGGAAAGCAAAGAGAAAGATGGTGCAACACCGAGTGAACGGCACCAATTCGAGCACATGCAAGCATTGTGATTGGAAGTTCCATTAACATGGGCAGGTAAACCACAACAGCATCACCCTTTTTAACTCCAACATCTTTCAAATAGTTTGCAAGCTGCAAATGAATGGTACAGGTAAGAAAAGGTGAAATATTTATTGATTAGTTTTATGAAGCAACTCGGAGTCCCAGGCAGATTGATAGACGGACCGACCTGGCAAACGTTGTGGAGAAGCTGGGTGTAAGTTAAAGTGGCATCAACACCAAGATCATTGCCTTCCCAGTAGAAGGCAATTTTGTCGCCAAGTCCAGCTTCAACATTTGTGTCAAGGCAGTTGTAGCAGATATTGGTGAGACCGCCCTTGAACCACTGCTCGACTCAAATTAGAATTTTCTGAACTCAAAAAAATACAAGGCAAGcaaataaaatcaaagaatCAAAAGAAAGACCTCAATCCGGATATCGCCTTTCCTGATATCGAGATTCTCCGAGTAGACTGGTTTGCTCCATTTCTGTTTCCAAAAGAAGGTGGAAGCGATGTCGGACCAAAATCCGGCGGGGTCCTCGATGGACCGTTTATACATCTCCAGATACTgagggggaggaggaggaggagggtaaCAAGAAATTAGAGTATgttgttggaacttggaagcGGAAGTGCAAAGCGCAGAGAACTGAGAGAAGAAACTACCGTACCTGTTGGGGAGAGGAGACGTGAGCCTGAAGGGAGAAGTGGTCGCTGGGAAAGACGAGATCGTTCTCTTCAGAGGCGAGTGATTCTCCGAGAATGATGGCGTTCAGGTGGGAAATGTTTCCGGCGCCAGAAGGCATTGTGGCCATCGACTCCACATGCCGCAGGTGATCGCTTGTTGTAATCAAATTTGGATTATTACGAGGCTTCTTGTTGTTATTAGCAGCATGATCAGGCGATGATGATTCCATGTCCCAACCGcaggatttaaatttgggcgaCGCCCACAAACAGCTCCTCCTTGTTCTTCCTCTTGGTATAAGAAGGCGACACAAcgaattggaattggaatctGGAATTGACTTTCTTCTTTCGTGGAGAGCGGAAACGGAATGTTTGGCTAACGGAGGAGTGTGATGATGAATCTGATGACATGCAAAACCCTGACCCGGATAAAGGATAACATTATGAAGATTACTATAACCTAATCCaaatcctcctcctcttcctcctccccaGGTACAGGTAGTCACAGtgttattaatattaatattaatattattattgtaATATAACTGATGATGCTGAAGGGGGACCATCCTGTCTCTCTACTAATAATCTAGCCTAGACCTAGTTTGCTTCCTCTCTTGTCTTGCCTCTGGATTCATTCGTTTACTAGGGATGAATCCATTGAATTCTGACTTTTCTCCCTttgaataaataattaaaataatattaatcgATGGATCATAAACAAACGTGTCAAAGCTGGCAGGCAAGGAATTGGTACTGGAATTGCCAACTGCCAAATGGAATTGGAATTGGCGTTGGAGTTGGAACTGGAACTGGAACTGGCATTGGGCGGCGGGCGCAGTGATGTAGAGAATAGAATACCCTTTTCTCTCTCCACTCTCCACTTATGGTATGTTCACCTAAGGGTAATcggaataaaaaaaaggaattgaatTCCGATTACGGAGTATTTCGGTATTTACTAAATATTAAGGAATCAAAAAAGTGGTGGAGCTCACACGAAACAAGGAATCCAATTCCTGAAATTGGAGGAACCAGATTCCCTAGTTTTGTGAGGTATTTGAATTCCCTGAGGGCAAGGGAATCGGGAATGCATCTTTTATTCCAATTATGCCCtcatttgtttcttattatcccAACATTGATCTTCATTTGACACTCATtctgtcatttttattaaataaataaaagctatttatatatttttatatagataattgtattatataaatttaatttaattaattagtatgaaaataatttatttatgtaagggcaattTAGTCATCAATTTAGTTTTCATTCTGattgaagtgaattagtaaacaacttatatggactcaacatcattcttgccatcttttaataaataaataaacctatTTATACATGCTTATatagatgaattttattatataaatttaattaagaatttaatttaattaattagtatgaaaataatttatttatgtaagggcaatatagtaatcaacctagttttcattccgattgaaatgaattagtaaacaacttatatggactCAACATTATTCCTACTCCAATTCCTAttagttttagtaaacaacttcaacaggaatcagattctgattccacctcatttcaattcctcctcaatccaatcccccctcaatctaattcctctcaatttgattacggattaaTAAACGCGCCATTAATATTTTGTCTTTGCAAGAGCTTTTCCATTCCATTGTCAATCACTAAGGCTCGGTTCGATTGACAAATTTTTCGTGCAACTTACcagccatatatatataattattgaaAATCAGTTACCGCTAGTTAACCGTTTTCTTGTAGTTGCCAAAAATTAGTTCAGCCAACATTATTGGCTGGTTCGATTGGTAAATGGCATAACTGATGGTTTCCACTTCTTCCTCGCTATCTTCCATTTCCAAGGGCTCAATTTGATTGTCATATTGGGGTGCTTGCATTGTGCGGTTCATTTTTGATTAATCCATGTTGTGCACTAGCGGTTGATTGGCTAGACTCCATCATCCTAAACATAAGCAACGCatatacattcaaaatcatataTATGTACGTGTATATATAGTATCAATAATCATCAAGCTATCAATTTTGTTAAcaatattttctatatttatcatggcatgaaacatatgcatatacatatattttttaaaccctaaaactaaagagtcatttattttctaaaccctaaaactgAGGAGTCAagcatgtaaaaaaaaaacctaaaatatttaaatagaaatatatatatatatatatatatatatatatatatatatattagtaggTATAGCTTACCGCCGCCATACAAAATCAATTACCAAAGCCATGTCATTAATTGTCGGTTCGGTAAAATGCCAACCGATTATGAAAAAATGCCAAAACTATATCATACCATTATGAGTCAATCGGTATGATTCGGTCGATAAATCGGTTTATGGCAAAATTTCCCACCCCTATCGATCACTATGTGCACAAGTTTTTCTAACACATGAGTTGTTTTAGTGGACTATGACTCTATCTCGATTATCTATACTTAATTTagtacatttgtttttaaaaaacGCTATATGTGTAACATCTAAGTAatattttgatattaatttctaatgatatttgatgtataaatagatatttttgtgtatttagCGAACTTTTTTATATATATCAATGTACAAAGAGTTATGGGTTAGAGAACTTTAGGGCCTCACCTTGAAGGCTTGCCTAGGGCCCTCAAATTCTTAGGACCGGCCATATCGTTGAACATGTTTCATATAAGTCGCTCGCATCCTTACTTCACCAACTCAGAAGAAGGATGA
This window harbors:
- the LOC126582802 gene encoding acetyl-coenzyme A synthetase, chloroplastic/glyoxysomal-like isoform X1, which encodes MVPLQHHQLYYNNNINININNTVTTCTWGGGRGGGFGLGYSNLHNVILYPGQGFACHQIHHHTPPLAKHSVSALHERRKSIPDSNSNSLCRLLIPRGRTRRSCLWASPKFKSCGWDMESSSPDHAANNNKKPRNNPNLITTSDHLRHVESMATMPSGAGNISHLNAIILGESLASEENDLVFPSDHFSLQAHVSSPQQYLEMYKRSIEDPAGFWSDIASTFFWKQKWSKPVYSENLDIRKGDIRIEWFKGGLTNICYNCLDTNVEAGLGDKIAFYWEGNDLGVDATLTYTQLLHNVCQLANYLKDVGVKKGDAVVVYLPMLMELPITMLACARIGAVHSVVFAGFSAESLAQRIVDCKPKVVITCNAVKRGSKVIHLKDIVDAALIKSSESGVSVDICLTYENQSAMKRESTKWLEGRDVCWQDVIPKYPTTCAVEWVDAEDPLFLLYTSGSTGKPKGVLHTTGGYMVYAATTFKYAFDYKSSDIYWCTADCGWITGHSYVTYGPLLNGATAVLYEGAPNYPDPGRCWDVVDKYKVSIFYTAPTLVRSLMRDSDEYVTRYSRKSLRVLGSVGEPINPSAWRWFFNVVGDSKCPISDTWWQTETGGFMITPLPGAWPQKPGSATFPFFGVQAVIVDEKGVEIEGECSGYLCVKSSWPGAFRTLYGDHERYETTYFKPFPGYYFSGDGCSRDKDGYHWLTGRVDDVINVSGHRIGTAEVESALVSHPQCAEAAVVGVEHEVKGQGIYAFVTLVEGVPYSEELRKSLILAVRKQIGPFAAPDKIHWAPGLPKTRSGKIMRRILRKIASRQLDELGDTSTLAEPNVVDQLIALADV
- the LOC126582802 gene encoding acetyl-coenzyme A synthetase, chloroplastic/glyoxysomal-like isoform X2, with translation MVPLQHHQLYYNNNINININNTVTTCTWGGGRGGGFGLGYSNLHNVILYPGQGFACHQIHHHTPPLAKHSVSALHERRKSIPDSNSNSLCRLLIPRGRTRRSCLWASPKFKSCGWDMESSSPDHAANNNKKPRNNPNLITTSDHLRHVESMATMPSGAGNISHLNAIILGESLASEENDLVFPSDHFSLQAHVSSPQQYLEMYKRSIEDPAGFWSDIASTFFWKQKWSKPVYSENLDIRKGDIRIEWFKGGLTNICYNCLDTNVEAGLGDKIAFYWEGNDLGVDATLTYTQLLHNVCQLANYLKDVGVKKGDAVVVYLPMLMELPITMLACARIGAVHSVVFAGFSAESLAQRIVDCKPKVVITCNAVKRGSKVIHLKDIVDAALIKSSESGVSVDICLTYENQSAMKRESTKWLEGRDVCWQDVIPKYPTTCAVEWVDAEDPLFLLYTSGSTGKPKGVLHTTGGYMVYAATTFKYAFDYKSSDIYWCTADCGWITGHSYVTYGPLLNGATAVLYEGAPNYPDPGRCWDVVDKYKVSIFYTAPTLVRSLMRDSDEYVTRYSRKSLRVLGSVGEPINPSAWRWFFNVVGDSKCPISDTWWQTETGGFMITPLPGAWPQKPGSATFPFFGVQAVIVDEKGVEIEGECSGYLCVKSSWPGAFRTLYGDHERYETTYFKPFPGYYFSGDGCSRDKDGYHWLTGRVDDVINVSGHRIGTAEVESALVSHPQCAEAAVVGVEHEIPSLLWVLKYVAGRDITPCGCHISNLLGPTMPHNTYLTE